A region of the Thermodesulfobacteriota bacterium genome:
ACCCCGAGCCTGTTCCTGATCGGCCGCGACGGCACGGTGCGCTGGAACCACGCGGGCAGGTTGGACCCTGAGGTCTTTCGGGCCGAGCTCGACCGCTTGCTCGGCTCGTGAGGAGACGCGTACCGCGTCGCGCTCGGGAAGGCGCTCCCCAAACCGAAGAAGGAGTAGTCATGAGAACATCGTCGGTCGTCGTTTCCCTTCTGCTCGCCCTGGCCGCCGCTGGCTCGGCCCAGGCCTTTCCCAAGGAGAGCGGAGCCGCCGGGGATTGCAGCGCGTGCCACACCCTCGGCCGCGAGGAAGCCGAAACCCTGCTCAAAGGCCTGCCCCTGAAGGTGTTGGGCGTCGAACCGAGCGAGGTACCCGGGCAATGGGAGGTGGACGTGGAGAGCGGGCAGGGCCAGAAGGGCCCGGTCTACGTCGACTTCTCCAAGAAGTACCTGTTTTCCGGCAACCTCCTGAACCTCGTCACGAAGGAGAACCTGACCCAGCGGCGCATGATCGAGCTCAACCGGGTCGACTTCGCGAAGATCCCCCTGAACGACGCCATCGTGATCGGGGACCCGGCGGCCCCGAACAAGGTCGCGGTCTTCACCGACCCCGACTGCCCCTACTGCCGCAAGCTCCACCCGGTGCTGGCCGAGACGGCAGAGAAGCGCAAGGACGTGGCCTTCTACGTGAAGATCTACAGCATCAATCCGAAGTCCTACGACAAGGCGAAGGCGATCGCCTGCGCCAAGTCTTCCGCCCTGTTGGACGACGCCATGGCCGGAAAGGAGATCGCCGTCCCGGAGGGGTGCGAGCCTGCGCAGCTCGAGGCGAACCTAGCCCTGGGCCGGAGCCTCGGGGTCCGCTCGACCCCCACCCTGGTTTTCCCGGACGGGAGCGTCGTCCCCGGAGCCAAGACCGCCGAGCAGATCCTCCAAGCGCTCGCCGCGGCCAAGGCCGCCGCAGCCGGCGCGGCCGGCCCCGGCTGAGGCGACATCGCGGTGCGCGCCGCGGGCATCTCGCGCCGAGCGTTCTGCACGGGCCTCCTCGGGACCGCGGCGCTCCTGGCCGCGGGCCGGGCGGCTGCGGTGCCCCTCCTCCCGGAGCAGCGCCAGCTCTCCCTGGAAGATGCCCACACCGGGGAACGCGTGGACTCGGTCTACTGGGCGGACGGTCGCTATGACCCCGAGGCCCTGGCGGCCTTGAACCGGTTTTTCCGTTGTCACTACCGCGACGAGGTCGTCGCCATGGATCCCGGGGCCTTGGACCTGCTCTGCGACCTGTGGCGCAGCACGGGCGCCGACCGACGCGTGCGGGTGATCTCGGGGTACCGGTCCCCCGCCTACAACGAGCAACTGCGAAAGCGTGGGCGCGGTGTGGCCAAGAACAGCCTGCACCTGGAGGGCAAAGCGATCGACTTCCTGATTCCCGGACTCTCGAACCGCAAGCTCGCCCAGCTCGCACGTTCCCTCGCCGCCGGGGGCGTGGGTTCCTACCCTACCTTCGTCCACATCGACACCGGGCCGGTGCGTTCGTGGAGAGGGTGAGTCGCGCGGAAGGGCGCGGCGCGGGCCCCAGACCCAGATAGGAAACGAGGCCCATGTACGCCGTCCTACTCGGTATTCTCCAAGGGCTCACGGAGTTTCTTCCGGTGAGTTCTTCCGGGCATCTGGTGCTGGCACAGAGCCTGCTGCCTGGTTTTCAGGAGCCGGCGGCGTCGTTTGACGCGACCCTGCACGGGGGCACCTTGGTGGCGGTGCTCGTGTACTTTCGGACCGACGTGACGGCGTTGCTGTCCTGTCTGCGGCGCGGGGGCGACCCGGGACACCGCAAGCTCCTTCTTTGGCTCGTGGCGGGTACGGTGCCCACCGGTGTCGTGGGCGTACTGTTCAAGGGCCCGCTGGAGGCGTTGTTCGAGGCACCCCGGTTTGCGGCCGCCATGCTCCTGTTCACCGGGGCGCTGTTGTGGGTATCCGAGACCCTGGCCCGTCCCGGCGACGGTCTGGAACGGCTCGGATTCCGGCGGGCCTTCGGTATCGGGTTGGCCCAGGGACTGGCCATCATTCCCGGGATCAGCCGTTCGGGCACCACGATCGCCGCTGCCACCCTACTGGGGATCCGCGGCGAAGACGCCGCCCGCTTCAGTTTCCTGTTGGTTGTCCCGGCGATCCTGGGGGCTCTGGTTCTCCGGTTACCCGAGATGGTCGTCACCGGCGGGACCAACTGGTCTCTCTATGTGGGAGGGGCCGCGGCGGCTTGCATCTCTGGCCTGTGGGCGATCCGTTTCCTGATGAAGGTGATCCGAAACGGCCGGCTACGGTGGTTCGCGGTGTACTGCTGGACGCTGGGGGCCGGCTACCTGATCGTAGGCCCGTGAGACTCCCGCGAACACGACGTCGGGCCGGCATTCGGCCTGAGAGCCTCAGACACCGAGACAGGAGAACTTCTCATGGGAGCCACCGGCAAGCCCAGGCAGCCTCGTCGTCGCAGCAAGCGAGTCATGCCGTGGCTTTGGGTGGCCCTGTTGACCACCGCAACGGGCCTCCTGGCGGGGCACTTGGTTCGGATCTTGCCCCGTGCGCCGGCTCCGGTCCGCACCGCCGAACGCGATCCCCGGGCGAAGGTCGAGTCCTTCCTCGGGCTCCTCGCCTCCGGAATCACCCGGGTCTTCGTCGAGGACCGGGAGGCGGCCCAGCGACTCCTTCGGCAAGTGGAGGTCGCGAGCCGAGACGAACCGGCCCTTTCGGTGGTCCCGATCACCCACGGCGACTATTCCATGCGCTTTTCCGTGCGGGTCGTTGAAACGCTCCACGTCGTCGAGCTGTGGTGGCCACCGCCGCCCCCTCGGCTCGCGGTCGTCGTCGACGACCTGGGCGGAGACCTCGGGCGGGCCGAAGCGCTGTTGGACCTGGAGATCCCGATCACGCCCTCGATCATCCCCCACTTGTGTCAGAGCCGGGAGGTGGCCGAGGCCGCCCGGGACCGGGGCCGAGCATTTCTCCTCCACCTCCCTATGCAGCCCCGCGGCTATCCAGAGATCGACCCCGGCCGGGGAGCCCTGCTCGAAGGGATGAGCGAGCCGGACATCCGCCGCACGGTGGCCGAGGACCTCGCCGCCGTGCCGGGCGTGTCCGGGGTGAACAACCACATGGGTTCCCGCTTTACCGAACTGGAAGAACCCCTGCGGTGGGTGATGGACGAGTTGGCGAAGAGAGAGCTTTTCTTCCTCGACAGCGTCACCTCGCCCGCGACCGTGGCCGCGACGGTGGCCCGGGAATCAGGCCTCGCCACGGTTCGCCGGGACGTGTTCATCGACAATAATCGGGAAGTGGAGGCCATCGGCCGGCAGATCGACGCGGCGGTGGCGAAGGCACGCCAGAACGGGCGCGCCGTAGCGATCGGGCACCCGTACCCGGAGACCCTGGAAGCCCTGCGGCAGGCCGCCGCGCGCATCCGGGCCGAGGGTGTGCGGGTGGTCCCTCTGGGGGAGTTGGTGACGCCGAGTGGTGGGAGCTGAGTGCCGTGCCGCGGCCCGGAATGGCGCCCAACGGGGGCCTGGGGAGAAGGGGAGAGGTGCCCTGTACGGAGCGGGTTTCAGAGCCACCGGGTCCTCCCGTGGAGTGACGCACCGCGGCAACGGACGAGGCGGCTTGTTCATCGACTTCTCATGTCGGGCTCATCGTGGCCTCATCGCGTGTTGGTACCTTCCTCCAGGGAGGCGAGTGACGAAAACCACGACCCGGAGGGTGGAAACCATGGGCAAACGATCTGAGAGCGCCACCCCGCCTCAACAGCGGCGCCAGGCGGTCTGGGCCGTGAAGATCCTCCGCGGCCAACTTCCTGACCCGACCCCCGAGCAGCGTCTCTGGCTCGCCGTCATCGAGCAGGCGGTGAGAGAAGGGTACGCCGGTGTGCCGGGCGATCCGGACCGGCGGGAAGAAGCCAGAGAGTGGCTCCAATCGGAGCACTTCGCCGAACTGGCGGTGAGTCTCGGGCTCCATCCCCACTGGGCGCGGGACACGATCGGGAAGCTCGACAGGCTCGGCATGGCGGACGCAGTCGGCGAATTCGTTCCGCCGCATGCGACGATGCCCGCGGCGCCGAGGAACGGGTGCGTACGGATCAGCGCCACGGTACTCCGTTGACGATGTCATCCCGTGTTTTCTCCCTCCTCCGGGGCGGCCACACTGCCCCAAATGTGCCCCGGTCAGCTCGCGCGGGCTGCCCTCACAGGCAACCCACGACGAGCGGGGATCGGGCGGAGGTGTCGAGCCGGGGGAGTTGCCTGGCCGGAGAGAGCGAGCCATGACGGAAAGCCCCAGTCCATCCGGGTTGACGCGGGAAGAGTGGAACGTCGCCTACTTTCTGGGCCTGGAAGAGATCGTCTGCGGCGACCTGCAGTGCGACTTCGATGGCCAGATCCGAGCCGGTGCCAAACGCCTGGCGGCGGCAGACTACCGGTTCGAACCCCGGGAGGCGGTCGCCGAGGCCGCCTCCCCGGGGCGGAGGCCGCATGAGCGCAGTTGCCGGGAGCTCTGCGACGGCACGTTCGACGTGGTGGGGCGGGCTCGAGAGACGCTGCACTGGCTGGCGCTCCGGGCGCCAAGGGTGAGCAGACAGTGGCTCGAACGGCTGCTGGCGTGCTACGACCGGACCCACGGCGAGCCGGCGCCGGTTCCGTCACTGCGGTGCGCCGTGCGAGCCGCGTGAGCTCTGGGCAGACGCCGTTTCGCAGAGAACCCATTCCCCGGGTCGGGCCGGTGTCACTTGGCCGGCGGCGACCTTCCGTCCGGCCCGGGTAGGGCGGCCTCTGGGATCGCGTTCACCCCGCTCTCGCTACCGGCGGCCGGCAGCGAGAGGACGAAGCGGGCGCCCCCCTCGGGCCGGGTCTCCGCGGTGATCGAGCCGCCGTGGAGTCGGGCGATCCGCTGGGAGATCGCGAGCCCCAGGCCGGTGCCCCCAGTCTTGGTGGTGTAGAAGGGGTCGAAGACGCGGGCGAGGTCCTCCGGCGGGATCCCCGGTCCCTCGTCCTCTACAGTCACGACTCTCAGGATTCCCTCGACTCGGCGCCCCTCCGCACCTGTCACCGTGCCCGTGCGGGTCTCCACCCGCGCCCACACCCCCTTGCCCTGGGGCGTGGCCTCGACGGCGTTCAGGAGCAGGTTCAGGAGCACCTGCCGCAGCTCCCCCTCGGAGCCCCGAACCCTGACCGCCCCGCCCGATTCCACCTGGAGGGAGACGCCCCGAGCCCGCCCCTGGGCCTCCACCAGGCGCGCCGTTTGGTGCACCAGCTGGCCCAGGTCCACCACCGCCTCTACCCTCTCCCCGGAGGGTTGTCGGACGTGGTCGAGGAAGTCCTCCACCACCTGGTTCAACCGGTCGGTCTCCCGCACCAGGATTCCCAGGAATTCGGCCTGGGGATGTCCCGGAGGGATGGTCCCCTTCAGGATCTCGGCGGCGCCCTTGATCCCACCCAGAGGGTTTCGGACCTCGTGGGTCACGGCTGCCGCCAATCGGCCGACCTCTGCCAGACGCTCGACTCGATGCAGGTGCTCCTCGACCCGCAGCATCGTGTCGGCTTGCTCCCGGAGCTTCCGGTACGCGTGTCCGAGCTGGAGGCGAAGCGTCCGCTCCTGGTCCGAGAAGTAGCCGAGGAACCCGGAGAAGGCGAAGTAGAGGATCACCTCCATCACCCGGTTGGCGAGTTCCCGACCCATGTCGTTCCAGGACATCGCGATATGGGGCGCGTAGAGCAGTGCCACGGCCGCCGCCGCCAGCAGCCCCCCGCGCAGCCCGAACCCCACGGCAGCCAGGCCCAACGGGAAGTAGTAGAGCTTCCGGAAGGTGTCGTGGAGGAGCGGCACGCCCGTCCGGGTGCCGTAGTGGAGGGCGGAGATCCCGAGCACCAGGGCGACGACCGCCGCCGCCAGCGCCAGCTCTCGCCTGGTAGTGTGGCGAAGATTCATGCTCTCTCCCTGGGAAGCAGGGGTGGGCGTCTCATTCTCCGGACCTCCCCCGGGGCCTCGGCGGTAGACCCGGCGAGCCCGGAACCGTTGCGGCGGAGCGAAGTCCCGGGGCTCACGGGCCGGGGGCGAGCCGCAGGCGCGGCCCCGGCCGCCGTCCCACAACGACGGTCGCGGCCAACCCCGCGAGGGACAGGGCGAGGCACCCGGCGGGGAACCGGCCGCCCCAACCCTGGTACCCCGTGCTGCGGGATGTACCCACTCGGACCACGCCATCCATCCGGCCTGCCTGGAAGAGTGGCAGGCTTCCCACGACCCGGCCCGCGGGATCCACCAGGGCGCTGATCCCGGTGTTGGCCGCGCGAACGAGCCAGACGCGGTTCTCTACCGCGCGGAATCGGGCCATCCCCAGGTGCTGGTAGGGGGCTGCCGTGTCGCCGAACCAGGCGTCGTTGGTGAGGTTGACGAGCAGGTCGGCGCCCCGGGCCGCGAGGTCGCGGGCGAGCGCCGGGAAGATCGCCTCGAAGCAGACGAGCACGCCGAGCCGGGCGTCCCCGGCAGGGAGGAGCTCGGCTCGGCCGGGCGAGAAATCCCCGGCGCCGGCTCCCAG
Encoded here:
- a CDS encoding DsbC family protein; its protein translation is MRTSSVVVSLLLALAAAGSAQAFPKESGAAGDCSACHTLGREEAETLLKGLPLKVLGVEPSEVPGQWEVDVESGQGQKGPVYVDFSKKYLFSGNLLNLVTKENLTQRRMIELNRVDFAKIPLNDAIVIGDPAAPNKVAVFTDPDCPYCRKLHPVLAETAEKRKDVAFYVKIYSINPKSYDKAKAIACAKSSALLDDAMAGKEIAVPEGCEPAQLEANLALGRSLGVRSTPTLVFPDGSVVPGAKTAEQILQALAAAKAAAAGAAGPG
- a CDS encoding DUF882 domain-containing protein; the protein is MRAAGISRRAFCTGLLGTAALLAAGRAAAVPLLPEQRQLSLEDAHTGERVDSVYWADGRYDPEALAALNRFFRCHYRDEVVAMDPGALDLLCDLWRSTGADRRVRVISGYRSPAYNEQLRKRGRGVAKNSLHLEGKAIDFLIPGLSNRKLAQLARSLAAGGVGSYPTFVHIDTGPVRSWRG
- a CDS encoding undecaprenyl-diphosphate phosphatase, with protein sequence MYAVLLGILQGLTEFLPVSSSGHLVLAQSLLPGFQEPAASFDATLHGGTLVAVLVYFRTDVTALLSCLRRGGDPGHRKLLLWLVAGTVPTGVVGVLFKGPLEALFEAPRFAAAMLLFTGALLWVSETLARPGDGLERLGFRRAFGIGLAQGLAIIPGISRSGTTIAAATLLGIRGEDAARFSFLLVVPAILGALVLRLPEMVVTGGTNWSLYVGGAAAACISGLWAIRFLMKVIRNGRLRWFAVYCWTLGAGYLIVGP
- a CDS encoding divergent polysaccharide deacetylase family protein, encoding MPWLWVALLTTATGLLAGHLVRILPRAPAPVRTAERDPRAKVESFLGLLASGITRVFVEDREAAQRLLRQVEVASRDEPALSVVPITHGDYSMRFSVRVVETLHVVELWWPPPPPRLAVVVDDLGGDLGRAEALLDLEIPITPSIIPHLCQSREVAEAARDRGRAFLLHLPMQPRGYPEIDPGRGALLEGMSEPDIRRTVAEDLAAVPGVSGVNNHMGSRFTELEEPLRWVMDELAKRELFFLDSVTSPATVAATVARESGLATVRRDVFIDNNREVEAIGRQIDAAVAKARQNGRAVAIGHPYPETLEALRQAAARIRAEGVRVVPLGELVTPSGGS
- a CDS encoding ATP-binding protein is translated as MNLRHTTRRELALAAAVVALVLGISALHYGTRTGVPLLHDTFRKLYYFPLGLAAVGFGLRGGLLAAAAVALLYAPHIAMSWNDMGRELANRVMEVILYFAFSGFLGYFSDQERTLRLQLGHAYRKLREQADTMLRVEEHLHRVERLAEVGRLAAAVTHEVRNPLGGIKGAAEILKGTIPPGHPQAEFLGILVRETDRLNQVVEDFLDHVRQPSGERVEAVVDLGQLVHQTARLVEAQGRARGVSLQVESGGAVRVRGSEGELRQVLLNLLLNAVEATPQGKGVWARVETRTGTVTGAEGRRVEGILRVVTVEDEGPGIPPEDLARVFDPFYTTKTGGTGLGLAISQRIARLHGGSITAETRPEGGARFVLSLPAAGSESGVNAIPEAALPGPDGRSPPAK